The region GGACTTTACCCAGCAGCATGATCGGCAACGGTTGGCGGGGCGAGGTATCTGGACCAACGATTAATGCTGTGATTGGTGATCACGGGGTAATCCCGCGTCTACAGAGGTGAGTCTGTAGAAGCGGGCTTGCCTCGCGATGTATTTCAGCCCTGGGAGCCTTCGAACCAGGCCAGCTTTTCACGCAACTGGACCACTTCACCAACGATCACCAGGGTCGGCGCATGAACCTCATGCTCGGCGACCAGCGCCGGCAAATCAGCCAGTGTGCCGGTGAACACCCGCTGATTCGGCGTAGTGCCCTGCTGTACCAGCGCTGCGGGCGTGTCGGCAGCGCGACCATGGCGAATCAACTCGGCACAGATGGTCGGCAAACCAACCAGCCCCATGTAAAACACCAGGGTCTGAGCCGGTGCCACCAGATCATTCCAAGGCAGGTTACTGGTACCGTCCTTGAGGTGGCCGGTAACGAACCGCACCGACTGGGCGTAATCGCGATGAGTGAGCGGTATGCCAGCATACGCTGAGCAACCACTGGCGGCAGTGATACCCGGCACTACCTGGAAAGGAATGCCCTGCTCTGCCAGTTCTTCGATCTCTTCACCACCACGACCGAAGATGAACGGATCACCGCCCTTCAAACGCAATACCCGCTTGCCCTGACGAGCCAGGGTCACCAGCAATTGGTTGATCTGATCCTGAGGCACAGCATGATCGGCGCGACGTTTACCGACGTAGATGCGCTCGGCATCACGGCGGCACAGCTCGATGATCGCCGGAGCAACCAAACGATCGTAGAGCACCACGTCAGCCTGCTGCATCAAACGCAAGGCACGAAAGGTAAGCAAATCGGGATCACCCGGCCCTGCACCGACCAGATACACCTCACCCGGCGCCTGATAGCTGGCGCCGTCGATCTTGGCTTGCAGCAACCGCTCGGCTTCAGCACCCTGCCCGGCCAGTTGCCGCTCGGCGATAGGTCCCTGGAAAACATCTTCCCAAAAACCACGACGCTGATTGACGTCCGGATACAGGGCCTTGACCTTGTGCCGAAAACGCGCGCCCAACCCAGCAAGCTCGCCATAAGCGGCTGGAATCCAGGTTTCCAGCTTGGCGCGGATCAACCGCGCCAACACCGGTGCATCACCGCCACTGGACACCGCCACCACAAGGGGCGAACGGTCGACAATCGCCGGAAAGATCACCGAGCACAAGGCAGGTGCATCGACCACGTTGACCGGCACACAGCGCTGGTGAGCATCGGCTGAAACCTGAGCGTTGAGCGCCTGGTCATCTGTTGCAGCAATGATCAACTGACAACCGTCAAGATCGCTCGACTGATAGCCACGGCTGAGGATTTCGCCACCGCTGTGCCGGACAAGCTCGCTCAGTTGCGCTTCGATCTGGGGCGCAACCACGCGCAGTACCGCCCCGGCATCGGCCAGTAGACGCGACTTGCGCAGGGCAATCTCGCCTCCACCGACAACCAGCACACGGCTGCCGCGCAGTTTGTGGAACAGCGGCAGAAATTCCATTTAAGCAATGATCTCCAGGCCGCCCATGTACGGCTTGAGCACTTCAGGCACGCGGATCGAACCATCGGCCTGCTGGTAGTTCTCCAGCACCGCAACCAGGGTACGCCCAACCGCCAGACCCGAACCGTTCAGGGTATGGACCAACTCAGGCTTGCCGGTTTCCGGGTTGCGCCAGCGGGCCTGCATGCGGCGCGCCTGGAAGTCACCACAGTTGGAGCACGAAGAGATCTCGCGGTATTTGTCCTGGCTCGGCACCCAGACTTCCAGGTCGTAAGTCTTGACCGCACTGAAACCCATGTCGCCGGTGCACAGCGCCAGAACGCGGTACGGCAGCTCCAGCGCCTGCAGCACGCGCTCGGCGTTGGCAGTCAGGCCTTCCAGCGCTTCCATGGATTTACCTGGCTCAACGATCTGGACCATCTCGACCTTGTCGAACTGGTGCTGGCGGATCATCCCGCGGGTGTCACGACCCGAAGCGCCGGCTTCACTGCGAAAGCATGGCGTGTGGGCGACAAACTTGACCGGCAACTGCTTGGCGTCGAGGATCTCGCCTGCGACGATGTTGGTCAGCGATACTTCAGCGGTCGGAATCAGGTAGAAGTCGGCTTCGCCTTCACGGCTGATCTTGAACAGGTCTTCTTCGAACTTCGGCAGTTGACCGGTGCCTTGCAGCGCCGGCGCCTGTACCAGGTACGGGGTGTAGGCTTCTTCGTAGCCGTGCTCGCTGGTGTGCAGGTTGATCATGAACTGCGCCAGGGCGCGGTGTAGGCGCGCAATTGGCCCGCGCAGCAAGGCGAATCGAGCACCCGAGAGCTTGGCTGCGGTTTCAAAGTCCAGGCCACCGCTCAGTTCACCCAGGGCGACGTGGTCCTTGATTTCGAAATCGAACTGGCGCGGGGTGCCCCAGCGACGCACCTCAACGTTGTGATCTTCATCGGCGCCGACCGGCACGCTTTCGTCCGGCAGGTTGGGAATGCCCAATACAATCGCGTCCAGCTCGGCCTGAATGCCGTCCAGTTCGGTTTTGCCACTGGCCAGCTCTTGGGCCATGCGTTCCACATCGGCCATCAGCGGCGCGATATCTTCGCCACGAGCCTTGGCCTGGCCAATGGATTTGGAACGGGTGTTACGCTCGGCCTGCAGTTGTTCGGTGCGGGTCTGCACCACCTTGCGGCGTTCTTCCAGTGCTTCGATGCGCGCGACATCCAGGCTGAAGCCACGGGAGGCCAGGCGGTCCGCCACTTCCTGAAGTTGGCCGCGTAACAGTTTGGAATCGAGCATATCGTTCTCTCGTTGGTTCAGAATTTGGTTAAAGACAGGCCGGCCCAGGTCGCGAGCAGCCCGCCAAATACGCTAAGCCCGGCATAACCGAAGGCCAGCGGCGCCTGCCCGCTTTCGAGCAGACGCACGGTATCCAGGGAAAAGGATGAAAATGTAGTCAAACCGCCAAGAAAGCCGACGATCAGGCCAGCACGCAGTTCGACCGGCACCATCGGGCGATGCAGAAACAACCCGTATAGCAGGCCGATCAGCAGACAGCCAATCAGATTGACCGCCAGCGTACCGAGATAGAAGTGGCGTGGCCAGTGGGCATTGACCCAATTGGACGTGGCAAACCGCAGCAAGGTCCCGGCGATACCCCCCGCGCTGACGGCGGCGATCACAGCAATCATGGCTTTCTCCGTTGCCGTGGGCTCTTGCGATCAAGCTCGGCGAGGTGCTTGAGCTTCTCACCGATCTTCAACTCCAGGCCGCGCGGCACAGGCTGATAGTAATGGCGCGGCTCGAGGTTATCCGGGAAGTAATCTTCCCCGGCTGCATAGGCATCCGGTTCGTCATGGGCGTAACGGTACTCGTCGCCATAGCCCAGTTGTTTCATCAACTTGGTCGGCGCATTGCGCAAGTGTAGCGGTACTTCCAGCGAACCATGCTCGCCCGCTTCCCGCAGGGCAGTTTTGAAGCCCATGTAAACGGCATTGCTCTTCGGTGCACAGGCAAGGTAGGTGATGGCCTGGGCCACGGCCAGCTCACCTTCAGGGCTACCGAGACGCTCTTGTACATCCCAGGCCGCCAGGCACAGGCTCAGGGCTCGGGGGTCGGCGTTACCAATATCTTCGCTGGCCATGCGCACGACACGACGCGCGATATAGAGCGGATCACAGCCACCGTCGAGCATTCGGGCAAACCAATACAGTGCGCCGTCGGGGTTGGAGCCGCGGACCGACTTGTGCAGCGCCGAGATCTGGTCGTAGAAGGCTTCGCCGCCCTTGTCGAAGCGACGGCGACTGTCACCCAGCAGGCTTTGCAGCAACTCCACACCGATTTCGCCGCCATCCTCCGCCAGATCGGAGGCGTTTTCGAGGAAGTTGAGCATGCGCCGACCATCACCATCGGCAGCAGCCATGAGCATCTGAAACGCTTCATCGCCGACGCGCAACTGGCGTTTGCCGAGGCCACGCTCCTCGCTCAGGGCGCGATTGACCAATTTGCGCAGGGCCGCTTCGTCGAGGCTCTTGAGCACATACACCCGCGCCCGCGACAACAACGCATTGTTGAGCTCGAACGAAGGGTTCTCAGTGGTGGCACCGATAAAAATCAGCGTGCCGTCTTCTACATACGGCAAG is a window of Pseudomonas sp. DG56-2 DNA encoding:
- the crcB gene encoding fluoride efflux transporter CrcB, which codes for MIAVIAAVSAGGIAGTLLRFATSNWVNAHWPRHFYLGTLAVNLIGCLLIGLLYGLFLHRPMVPVELRAGLIVGFLGGLTTFSSFSLDTVRLLESGQAPLAFGYAGLSVFGGLLATWAGLSLTKF
- the cysG gene encoding siroheme synthase CysG; translation: MEFLPLFHKLRGSRVLVVGGGEIALRKSRLLADAGAVLRVVAPQIEAQLSELVRHSGGEILSRGYQSSDLDGCQLIIAATDDQALNAQVSADAHQRCVPVNVVDAPALCSVIFPAIVDRSPLVVAVSSGGDAPVLARLIRAKLETWIPAAYGELAGLGARFRHKVKALYPDVNQRRGFWEDVFQGPIAERQLAGQGAEAERLLQAKIDGASYQAPGEVYLVGAGPGDPDLLTFRALRLMQQADVVLYDRLVAPAIIELCRRDAERIYVGKRRADHAVPQDQINQLLVTLARQGKRVLRLKGGDPFIFGRGGEEIEELAEQGIPFQVVPGITAASGCSAYAGIPLTHRDYAQSVRFVTGHLKDGTSNLPWNDLVAPAQTLVFYMGLVGLPTICAELIRHGRAADTPAALVQQGTTPNQRVFTGTLADLPALVAEHEVHAPTLVIVGEVVQLREKLAWFEGSQG
- the serS gene encoding serine--tRNA ligase — protein: MLDSKLLRGQLQEVADRLASRGFSLDVARIEALEERRKVVQTRTEQLQAERNTRSKSIGQAKARGEDIAPLMADVERMAQELASGKTELDGIQAELDAIVLGIPNLPDESVPVGADEDHNVEVRRWGTPRQFDFEIKDHVALGELSGGLDFETAAKLSGARFALLRGPIARLHRALAQFMINLHTSEHGYEEAYTPYLVQAPALQGTGQLPKFEEDLFKISREGEADFYLIPTAEVSLTNIVAGEILDAKQLPVKFVAHTPCFRSEAGASGRDTRGMIRQHQFDKVEMVQIVEPGKSMEALEGLTANAERVLQALELPYRVLALCTGDMGFSAVKTYDLEVWVPSQDKYREISSCSNCGDFQARRMQARWRNPETGKPELVHTLNGSGLAVGRTLVAVLENYQQADGSIRVPEVLKPYMGGLEIIA
- a CDS encoding replication-associated recombination protein A: MDLFRSEPVAQPLAARLRPANLDEYVGQEHLLARGKPLREALEQGALHSMIFWGPPGVGKTTLARLLAQFCDAHFETVSAVLAGVKEIRHAVEIAKQQAGQYGRRTILFVDEVHRFNKSQQDAFLPYVEDGTLIFIGATTENPSFELNNALLSRARVYVLKSLDEAALRKLVNRALSEERGLGKRQLRVGDEAFQMLMAAADGDGRRMLNFLENASDLAEDGGEIGVELLQSLLGDSRRRFDKGGEAFYDQISALHKSVRGSNPDGALYWFARMLDGGCDPLYIARRVVRMASEDIGNADPRALSLCLAAWDVQERLGSPEGELAVAQAITYLACAPKSNAVYMGFKTALREAGEHGSLEVPLHLRNAPTKLMKQLGYGDEYRYAHDEPDAYAAGEDYFPDNLEPRHYYQPVPRGLELKIGEKLKHLAELDRKSPRQRRKP